CATCTTTGAGCCGTAGGTCTGCGGGTGGTTCCTCGGGTCTGGAATCTGTCCCCTTCGCTACTGGCGGTAGCTGAGTTTGCCCATCTTTGGATCTCTCATTCACTCCCGGCTCGGGAAGGGGTTTTGATTTAAGATCCGCGGGACCGGGAGATGATTTTGTATTCTTCAGCCCCGACAGACAACCGCACAAGGCGATCATCACCAGAAATGCAATTCCTGTATTCAAAAGAATCTTCATACATTATTCCGTGTGAAGTGGAAGGAAGCAATCATAACCATACCATGTGATATTCACATAAACAAGCCGACTATTCATCAGCTAAAGGTAAACCGAAATGCAAATGAACTACAAACAGCAGAGACTACATTGCGGAAACTATGAACATCCGCTGGTTGCTCCGCAGTTGAGGCAATTATAGCACGAGCCTTCCCTTACCATGATCGCTCCGCAGTCATGGCATGCAGGCGCATCTGATTGCAGATGGAACGGGTATGCAGTCTGTGTTCTTTGGTCGCCGCCGGATGCAGGCACGCCGGAATTCGGATTACCCTCACCCGGAGGCAATAAACCTGCCGTAACCTGCTGGTCTTTGTTGAGAAAACGGATCCCCAGGAATCGGAAAATATAATCAGTCAATGATTTCGCTATGGGAATCTCCCGATTACTGGTGAAACCGGACGGCTCGAATCGCACATGGCTGAATTTATTCACCAAAGCTTCCAACGGGACGCCGTACTGCAAAGAAATCGAGGTCAAGGTCGCTATGGTGTCCATGAGCCCGGAAATGGTGCTTCCTTCTTTTGCCATACGAATGAAGATCTCGCCAACTTTTCCGTCCTCATAGAACCCCACATGAATGTAGCCCTTCTGTCCCGCAACCTCGAATTTGTGCCGAAAACTTTTGCAGTCCACGGGCAAACGTTTCCTCACCGGCTGAGATTCGAAGAGTGCCTGGGAAGTGACTACAGGCTGAACAGCCTTGCATCCGTCCCGATATACCGCGATGGACTTCAGTCCCAGCCGCCATGCAAGCGTGAAGATGCGCTCGATCATTTCTACGCTGGCATCGTTCGGCAGGTTTACGGTTTTAGAGATGGCTCCGGAAACAAACGGCTGGACGGCAGCCATCATGCGAATGTGGCCTTCCGGCGAAATATTGCGTTTGCCTTTCAAAGGGCGAAATGCGCAATCAAAAACGGGCAGATGTTCCTGAGCCAGTTCGGGAATGTGTTCCAGGCTCCCAGTCTCCGCCAATTGCACGGTTATTTCATTGACTTGAGAGGTCGAATACCCGAGGCGCTCGAGCGCTCTGGGAACCGTGCGATTTACGATTTCCAGCCGCCCTCCCCCTGACAGGGATTTGTATTTGATGAGAGCCAGTTCCGGTTCCAGTCCTGTGGTGTCGCAGTCCATCATGAATGCTACGGTGCCGGTGGGTGCAATTACCGTTACCTGGCAGTTTGCGTATCCGTGCGCCGAGCCCAGAGCCAGAGCCGCATCCCACACCTCTTTGATTTCTTCCAGGAAGGGTTTCGGCAGAGCAGGCCCATCGATCATGGATGCCTTATCGCTGTGAGCACGAATCACGCCCAGCATGGGTTCCCTGTTTTTTTCAAATTCGCTGAAAGGACCGCGAACCGCGGCAATCCGGGCAGACTGGCTGTAGGCTTCCCCGGTCATGAGTGCAGTAATGCCCGAAGCCCAGGCACGACCTTCATCCGAATCGTAAGGGAGTCCCATGGACATGAGGAGTGCCCCCAGATCGGCATATCCTAGTCCCAATGCTCTCAGATTTCTGGAATTTCGTGTTATCGCAGGCGTGGGGTAACTTGCTTTATCAACAATAATGTCCTGTGCCGTAATCATGATGTCTACAGCGTGCCTGAATGCTTCGGTATCGAATCCGTTCTTGTCCGCAAACGCCGTGAGCTTCAATGAAGCCAGATTGCACGCGGAATCGTCAACATGCATGTACTCGGAACAGGGATTGGAAGCTCGTATGGGAGCAGTCTCAGGACAGGTGTGCCAGCGGTTGATGGTCGTGTGGAACTGAATACCGGGGTCGCCGCATGCATGAGCCGCCAAAGCCATTTCTCTCATGAGGTCCCCTGCCGGGTACGTGTCTGCGACTTTGCCTGAAGCAA
The sequence above is a segment of the Desulfomonile tiedjei DSM 6799 genome. Coding sequences within it:
- a CDS encoding vitamin B12-dependent ribonucleotide reductase, with translation MRKPNGSKRRAREKSVQPVRSSDSGLVFRRVFTVEGRDPLDAVVWQKRTAAIRNEKNELIFEQTDIETPEFWSDMALTVVASRYFRGTLSSEERETSVKSLLTRVVDTIAVWGTDQGYFASPEDARVFRDELLFLVLHQKASFNSPVWFNIGADPHPQCSACFIISVDDTMESILQWYTQEGIIFKGGSGSGVNVSKLRSCREPLSGGGLASGPLSFMKAADASAGVIRSGGKTRRAAKMVILDIDHPDIVAFIRSKALEEKKVQALVNAGYDGSLEGEAYSTVAFQNSNHSVRVTDEFMRAVETNGKWQTRFVASGKVADTYPAGDLMREMALAAHACGDPGIQFHTTINRWHTCPETAPIRASNPCSEYMHVDDSACNLASLKLTAFADKNGFDTEAFRHAVDIMITAQDIIVDKASYPTPAITRNSRNLRALGLGYADLGALLMSMGLPYDSDEGRAWASGITALMTGEAYSQSARIAAVRGPFSEFEKNREPMLGVIRAHSDKASMIDGPALPKPFLEEIKEVWDAALALGSAHGYANCQVTVIAPTGTVAFMMDCDTTGLEPELALIKYKSLSGGGRLEIVNRTVPRALERLGYSTSQVNEITVQLAETGSLEHIPELAQEHLPVFDCAFRPLKGKRNISPEGHIRMMAAVQPFVSGAISKTVNLPNDASVEMIERIFTLAWRLGLKSIAVYRDGCKAVQPVVTSQALFESQPVRKRLPVDCKSFRHKFEVAGQKGYIHVGFYEDGKVGEIFIRMAKEGSTISGLMDTIATLTSISLQYGVPLEALVNKFSHVRFEPSGFTSNREIPIAKSLTDYIFRFLGIRFLNKDQQVTAGLLPPGEGNPNSGVPASGGDQRTQTAYPFHLQSDAPACHDCGAIMVREGSCYNCLNCGATSGCS